The following are from one region of the Actinoplanes sp. L3-i22 genome:
- a CDS encoding alpha/beta-hydrolase family protein translates to MRAPLSLTGAGLAAVFFCLAFTPSLLPRNGVLQGVVAGITAAMGYALGTAIGALIRLRFRFSPRAVRIWWRVLAVLLLPMIATCLVLGVRWQRELRLRLGMAPAQEYDIVRTVGAGLLTFGLILLIARALRLATHGCAQVFRLVVPERAAYCAGTVVVAVLSYSAFDGLLVAHLFAVADRSAAVINNGTGNGVRIPSSPLRSGGPDSLVPWDTLGRQGRNFVASAPSPDELATFAGHPAMEPIRLYAGLASAGTMRERADLVVREMDRTGAFQRQVVALFTPTGTGWVDNRVTQSLEYMYAGNTALVSMQYSYLPSSIAFVGDRSAVVDAASALITAVRQRWSALPAGHRPKLLLFGESLGTYGIESTFGSAADLVNGADGVLMEGPTFANPIHQRLTRQRAPGTPVWDPVYPGLPVEFADTGEELRNRPGPQPKVVYLQNSSDPVVWWNWSLLWKRPPWLHGERGPDVTPAMHWFPWVTFWQTTCDLVFANQAPTGHGHVYKSTTVDGWATVAPPPGWTVADTMRLRERLGN, encoded by the coding sequence GTGCGAGCCCCGCTCAGTCTCACCGGCGCCGGACTCGCCGCCGTGTTCTTCTGCCTCGCGTTCACCCCGTCGCTGCTCCCCCGGAACGGGGTCCTGCAGGGCGTGGTGGCCGGGATCACCGCCGCGATGGGGTACGCGCTGGGCACCGCGATCGGGGCACTGATCCGGCTCCGGTTCCGGTTCTCCCCCCGCGCGGTCCGGATCTGGTGGCGGGTGCTGGCCGTGCTGCTGCTCCCGATGATCGCCACCTGCCTGGTGCTCGGCGTGCGCTGGCAACGGGAGCTGCGGCTGCGGCTCGGGATGGCGCCGGCGCAGGAGTACGACATCGTCCGTACCGTCGGAGCCGGCCTGCTCACCTTCGGCCTGATCCTGCTGATCGCCCGCGCCCTGCGCCTGGCCACGCACGGCTGCGCCCAGGTGTTCCGGCTGGTCGTGCCGGAGCGGGCGGCGTACTGCGCGGGCACCGTGGTGGTCGCCGTGCTCAGCTACAGCGCGTTCGACGGCCTGCTGGTCGCGCACCTGTTCGCGGTCGCCGACCGGTCCGCCGCGGTGATCAACAACGGGACCGGGAACGGGGTGCGGATCCCGAGCTCACCACTGCGCTCCGGGGGACCGGACTCGCTCGTGCCCTGGGACACCCTGGGCCGGCAGGGGCGGAACTTCGTGGCCAGCGCACCCAGCCCGGACGAGCTGGCCACGTTCGCCGGGCACCCGGCGATGGAGCCGATCCGCCTCTACGCCGGGCTGGCCTCGGCCGGCACCATGCGGGAACGCGCCGACCTGGTGGTCCGCGAAATGGATCGGACCGGCGCGTTCCAGCGTCAGGTGGTGGCGCTGTTCACCCCGACCGGCACCGGCTGGGTGGACAACCGGGTCACCCAGTCCCTGGAGTACATGTATGCCGGGAACACCGCGCTGGTCTCCATGCAGTACTCCTACCTGCCCAGCTCGATCGCGTTCGTCGGCGACCGGTCGGCGGTGGTGGACGCGGCGTCCGCGCTGATCACGGCGGTGCGCCAGCGCTGGTCGGCACTGCCCGCCGGCCATCGGCCCAAGCTGCTGCTGTTCGGCGAGAGCCTCGGGACGTACGGCATCGAGTCGACCTTCGGCAGCGCCGCCGACCTGGTGAACGGGGCGGACGGGGTGCTGATGGAGGGGCCGACCTTCGCCAACCCGATCCACCAGCGGCTCACCCGGCAGCGGGCGCCCGGCACGCCGGTCTGGGACCCGGTCTATCCGGGGCTGCCGGTGGAGTTCGCCGACACCGGGGAGGAACTGCGCAATCGGCCCGGTCCCCAGCCCAAGGTGGTCTACCTGCAGAACTCGTCCGACCCGGTGGTCTGGTGGAACTGGAGCCTGCTGTGGAAGCGGCCGCCGTGGCTGCACGGCGAGCGCGGGCCGGACGTCACCCCGGCCATGCACTGGTTTCCCTGGGTGACGTTCTGGCAGACCACGTGCGACCTGGTCTTCGCCAACCAGGCGCCGACCGGGCACGGGCACGTCTACAAGTCGACGACGGTGGACGGGTGGGCGACGGTCGCGCCGCCGCCGGGGTGGACCGTGGCCGACACGATGCGGCTGCGGGAGCGGCTGGGCAACTGA
- a CDS encoding antibiotic biosynthesis monooxygenase has translation MESAVTVAITRRADPSRAAEMTAWVRAGASLAEDFPGFLGTGWVQPEPGSPEWHMLYRFADAEALRDWEESPQRRWWLTSAEGFVEHTRVERRTGIEGWFDPPRELHVKQDVQTPPRWKQAVTIWLGFFPVSLLAGWLLAPYLTGLHLVLRTMITTLVLTPIMTYLVLPRVTRALQPWLKR, from the coding sequence ATGGAATCCGCTGTCACCGTCGCCATCACCCGCCGCGCCGACCCGTCGCGAGCGGCGGAGATGACCGCCTGGGTGCGAGCCGGAGCCTCCCTGGCCGAGGACTTCCCGGGGTTTCTCGGCACCGGCTGGGTCCAGCCCGAGCCGGGCTCGCCGGAGTGGCACATGCTCTACCGCTTCGCCGACGCGGAGGCGCTGCGGGACTGGGAGGAGTCCCCGCAGCGGCGCTGGTGGCTGACCTCCGCGGAGGGTTTCGTCGAGCACACCCGGGTGGAGCGGCGCACCGGCATCGAGGGCTGGTTCGACCCGCCGCGCGAGCTGCACGTCAAGCAGGACGTGCAGACTCCGCCGCGCTGGAAGCAGGCGGTCACCATCTGGCTGGGCTTCTTCCCGGTCAGCCTGCTCGCCGGCTGGCTGCTCGCCCCCTACCTGACCGGCCTGCACCTCGTCCTGCGCACGATGATCACCACGCTGGTGCTGACCCCGATCATGACCTACCTGGTGCTGCCCCGGGTCACCCGAGCCCTGCAGCCCTGGCTCAAACGCTGA
- a CDS encoding oxidoreductase, with amino-acid sequence MAGSAGTVLRTVDGGRTWSSVGPADAAELQFRDIEAFDARHAVALTIGSGTDSRIYTTADAGKTWTRTFQNEDAAAFYDCMTFLDRRHGLALSDPVDGKFRILATRDGGRSWSVLPATGMPAALDGEFAFAASGTCLVSTTPGHLTARDSATPADHLASRDPAAPAGDSSAPANRLASRDSSGQADQLASRDSAGQAFFATGGGATARVFSSRDLGRTWQVTATPIPSGPSAGIYGLAFRDPAHGLAVGGDYTVPESAPSGAAVTRNGRTWTVSRTVPGEYRSGVTWSGSHDALTVGPTGSDLSRDGGLTWQRFDTGSFDAVACVGHACWASGEQGRVARLTWPH; translated from the coding sequence GTGGCCGGCAGCGCCGGGACCGTCCTGCGCACCGTCGACGGCGGCCGCACCTGGTCCTCGGTCGGCCCGGCGGACGCCGCTGAGCTGCAGTTCCGGGACATCGAGGCGTTCGACGCCCGGCACGCGGTGGCGCTGACCATCGGCTCCGGCACCGACTCCCGGATCTACACCACCGCGGACGCCGGGAAGACCTGGACCCGGACGTTCCAGAACGAGGACGCGGCCGCGTTCTACGACTGCATGACGTTCCTCGACCGGCGGCACGGCCTGGCCCTCTCCGACCCGGTCGACGGAAAGTTCCGGATCCTCGCCACCCGCGACGGCGGCCGGTCCTGGTCCGTCCTCCCGGCCACCGGCATGCCCGCGGCCCTCGACGGCGAGTTCGCCTTCGCCGCCAGCGGCACCTGCCTGGTCTCCACCACCCCCGGCCACCTCACCGCACGCGACTCCGCCACCCCGGCCGACCACCTCGCCTCGCGCGACCCCGCCGCTCCGGCCGGTGACTCCTCCGCTCCGGCCAACCGCCTCGCCTCGCGTGACTCCTCCGGCCAGGCCGACCAACTCGCCTCGCGTGACTCCGCCGGCCAGGCGTTCTTCGCCACCGGGGGCGGCGCGACCGCCCGGGTGTTCAGCTCCCGCGACCTCGGGCGCACCTGGCAGGTCACCGCGACCCCGATCCCGAGCGGCCCGAGCGCCGGCATCTACGGCCTGGCCTTCCGCGACCCGGCCCACGGCCTCGCCGTCGGCGGCGACTACACCGTCCCGGAATCCGCTCCGTCCGGCGCGGCGGTCACCCGGAACGGCCGCACCTGGACGGTGTCCCGGACGGTCCCGGGCGAATACCGCTCCGGCGTCACCTGGTCCGGCTCGCACGACGCGCTCACGGTCGGCCCGACCGGCAGCGACCTCTCCCGCGACGGCGGCTTGACCTGGCAACGCTTCGACACCGGCAGCTTCGACGCCGTCGCCTGCGTGGGTCACGCCTGCTGGGCCTCCGGGGAACAGGGCCGCGTGGCCCGCCTGACCTGGCCCCACTAA
- a CDS encoding response regulator transcription factor, with amino-acid sequence MRVVLAEDHALLRDGLTRLLTAHGCEVVSAVDNGPALLPALVEHRPDVAVVDVRLPPTFTDEGLQAAIAARGVIPGMPVLVLSQHVEPLYARELLSDRSGGVGYLLKDRVSHVAQFVDAVRRVATGGTAMDPEVVYQLLARRQSPLSALTGREREVLGLMAEGRSNAAIATKLFVGEKAVSKHINSIFTKLDLPPSDDDNRRVLAVLTFLNA; translated from the coding sequence TTGCGCGTCGTTCTCGCCGAAGACCACGCCCTCCTCCGGGACGGGTTGACCCGACTGCTGACCGCGCACGGCTGCGAGGTGGTGTCCGCCGTGGACAACGGGCCGGCGCTGCTGCCCGCCCTGGTGGAGCACCGTCCGGACGTGGCCGTGGTGGACGTGCGCCTGCCGCCGACGTTCACCGACGAGGGCCTGCAGGCCGCGATCGCCGCGCGCGGCGTGATCCCCGGGATGCCGGTGCTGGTCCTCAGCCAGCACGTCGAGCCGCTATATGCCCGCGAGCTGCTCTCCGACCGGAGCGGCGGCGTCGGCTACCTGCTCAAGGACCGCGTCTCGCACGTCGCCCAGTTCGTCGACGCCGTCCGCCGGGTCGCCACCGGCGGCACCGCCATGGACCCGGAGGTCGTCTACCAGCTGCTGGCCCGCCGCCAGTCGCCACTGTCCGCCCTCACCGGCCGGGAACGAGAGGTCCTCGGCCTGATGGCGGAGGGCCGCTCCAACGCGGCGATCGCCACCAAACTGTTCGTCGGGGAGAAGGCGGTCAGCAAACACATCAACAGCATCTTCACCAAGCTCGACCTTCCCCCGTCCGACGACGACAACCGCCGAGTCCTGGCCGTCCTGACCTTCCTCAACGCCTGA
- a CDS encoding sensor histidine kinase, whose amino-acid sequence MDSRDWIHGGLRAVLGGLIAIPLAVLNLPLLVLSVVTLALTVVPGVGMVLFPLVTRLVRARADLGRRIAARSGVTIPRPYRPAPERAVLGGWRHFRWVVTDPATWRDFAWLVPGAVIGVTLGVAGLAIPLYGLEGTLLIPLWIWLGTGWYGYGAIWPFETVGDAFLSLPQGVLILFIGLTAAPYLRRFDALFGRLLLAPTRNADLRLRVSHLTVTRADTVDAQAAELRRIERDLHDGAQVRLVSLGMTIGLAEEMVETDPDGARKLLAEARETSSAALADLRHLVRGIHPPVLAERGLDGAVRALALALPIPITVETALSGRLDTPVESAAYFAVAEALANTTRHSFAQHGRVDLWHTGTMLVMQVSDDGLGGANPTGGTGLRGIERRLSAFDGTMRLSSPPGGPTVVTMELPCASFSPKTTPSSGTG is encoded by the coding sequence ATGGACTCGCGTGACTGGATTCACGGCGGGCTCCGTGCCGTCCTCGGCGGGCTGATCGCGATCCCCCTGGCGGTGCTGAACCTGCCACTGCTCGTGCTCTCGGTGGTGACCCTGGCGCTGACCGTGGTGCCGGGGGTCGGGATGGTGCTGTTCCCGCTGGTCACCCGCCTGGTCAGGGCGCGTGCCGACCTGGGCCGCCGGATCGCCGCGCGGTCCGGTGTCACGATCCCGCGGCCCTATCGCCCGGCCCCGGAACGGGCCGTTCTCGGCGGCTGGCGGCACTTCCGATGGGTCGTGACCGACCCGGCCACCTGGCGCGACTTCGCCTGGCTGGTGCCGGGCGCCGTGATCGGTGTCACTCTCGGCGTGGCCGGTCTGGCCATTCCGCTCTACGGCCTCGAGGGCACGCTGCTCATCCCGCTCTGGATCTGGCTCGGCACGGGGTGGTATGGCTACGGCGCGATCTGGCCGTTCGAGACGGTCGGCGACGCGTTCCTGTCCCTGCCGCAGGGCGTGCTGATCCTGTTCATCGGGTTGACCGCGGCTCCCTATCTCCGCCGCTTCGACGCGCTCTTCGGCCGGCTGCTGCTCGCCCCGACCCGCAACGCCGACCTGCGCCTGCGGGTCAGCCACCTCACCGTCACCCGGGCCGACACGGTCGACGCGCAGGCCGCCGAGCTCCGCCGGATCGAGCGTGACCTGCACGACGGCGCCCAGGTCCGGCTGGTGTCGCTGGGCATGACGATCGGCCTGGCCGAGGAGATGGTGGAGACCGATCCGGACGGTGCCCGCAAGCTGCTCGCCGAGGCGCGGGAGACCAGCAGCGCGGCGCTCGCCGACCTGCGCCACCTGGTCCGCGGCATCCACCCGCCGGTGCTCGCCGAGCGCGGGCTGGACGGGGCGGTCCGCGCGCTCGCCCTGGCGCTGCCGATCCCGATCACGGTGGAGACCGCGCTGTCCGGGCGGCTGGACACCCCGGTCGAGTCGGCGGCCTACTTCGCGGTCGCCGAGGCGCTCGCCAACACCACCCGGCACAGCTTCGCCCAGCACGGCCGGGTCGATCTCTGGCACACCGGAACGATGCTGGTCATGCAGGTCAGCGACGACGGGCTGGGCGGCGCGAACCCGACCGGCGGCACCGGCCTGCGAGGTATCGAGCGCCGTCTCTCCGCTTTCGATGGCACGATGAGGCTGTCCAGCCCTCCGGGCGGACCGACCGTCGTGACCATGGAGCTGCCTTGCGCGTCGTTCTCGCCGAAGACCACGCCCTCCTCCGGGACGGGTTGA
- a CDS encoding acyl-CoA desaturase gives MTTMTERPRAAGSDFAELNRRINAAGLLRRRPGYYAVRLGLAALALVGGWAAFFLVGASWWTLAVAAFLAVVFAQVALVAHDLAHRQVFRTNRPSSRAGLLAGNLAIGMSYGYWMDKHTKHHANPNHDDLDPDVGPGVLVWSPEQARGKGFLVRHQAWLFFPLLTLLGLSLKRDSVRALRNGTVKQRGLESVLLGAHFLGYAAALLLVLTPLQALAFLVVHQALFGVYLGMTFAPNHKGMPHPDGTEDYLRKQVLTSRNVRGGFLTDVALGGLNYQIEHHLFPAMPTPNLPKAQPIVREYCAEIGVPYEMTGLIDSYKQALSHLHEVGAELRADRS, from the coding sequence ATGACGACCATGACGGAGCGGCCGCGGGCCGCCGGAAGTGATTTCGCGGAGTTGAACCGACGGATCAACGCGGCCGGTCTGCTGCGCCGCCGGCCCGGCTACTACGCCGTGCGCCTGGGTCTGGCCGCGCTCGCGCTGGTCGGCGGCTGGGCGGCGTTCTTCCTGGTCGGCGCGTCCTGGTGGACGCTCGCCGTGGCGGCCTTCCTGGCCGTGGTGTTCGCGCAGGTCGCGCTCGTCGCGCACGATCTCGCGCACCGGCAGGTCTTCCGCACCAACCGGCCGAGCTCGCGGGCCGGTCTGCTGGCCGGCAACCTGGCGATCGGGATGTCCTACGGGTATTGGATGGACAAGCACACCAAGCATCACGCCAATCCGAATCACGACGACCTCGATCCGGACGTCGGGCCGGGCGTGCTGGTCTGGTCGCCGGAGCAGGCCCGCGGCAAGGGATTCCTGGTCAGACACCAGGCCTGGCTGTTCTTCCCGCTGCTCACCCTGCTGGGTCTCTCGCTGAAGCGGGACAGCGTCCGCGCGCTGCGCAACGGGACGGTGAAGCAGCGCGGGCTGGAGTCGGTCCTGCTCGGCGCGCACTTCCTCGGCTACGCGGCGGCGCTGCTGCTGGTGCTGACCCCGCTGCAGGCGCTGGCGTTCCTCGTCGTACACCAGGCGCTTTTCGGGGTTTATCTGGGAATGACCTTCGCGCCCAATCACAAGGGCATGCCGCACCCGGACGGAACCGAGGACTATCTGCGCAAGCAGGTGCTGACCTCACGCAATGTGCGGGGCGGGTTCCTGACCGACGTGGCGCTCGGCGGGCTGAACTATCAGATCGAGCACCACCTTTTCCCGGCGATGCCGACACCCAATCTGCCGAAGGCGCAGCCGATCGTGCGGGAATACTGCGCGGAGATCGGCGTCCCCTACGAGATGACCGGTCTGATCGATTCCTACAAGCAGGCCCTGAGCCATTTGCACGAGGTCGGCGCGGAACTGCGTGCCGACAGATCATGA
- a CDS encoding type I polyketide synthase, which translates to MDIAIVGLSCRFPGARDVVEFWANSLAAAHQFRPVPSGRWNHETFYSTNFRDTHATYTDRVAFLDEVEKFAALHHRIPPRRAKAMDPQHRLLVDLAREAVQDAGWERRPFDRSTTGVFVGLSTADYKDMVGARLTASMLADGSLSPNANDPELLAAIAEAAKAAIDPPQSFSMAGSLLNMAPATVSELLDLGGPSFAVDAACSSALVAMHEAVNHLRTGSCSAALVGGVFVNLTPNALVGFSRVGALSPAGLCRPFDNRADGFVLGEGGSLAVLRPLDDALEAGDRIYAVLNGIGTANDGKGAGPMTPKAEGQEQAMRAAYRDARVEPGAIDFLEAHGTGTTVGDKVEIEAIRRLRAKSADRPCYLSSGKATIGHTLPAAGAAGVLRTALALHHRTVPPQPATMDPHAELPLVESGLSIATEPTPWAQPADDRRRAGVSSFGFGGTNVHAVLSEAPEPEDDGDDADRPWVVLISADNGELLTSYAERLSGLIAADAALTPAAVARTTASRTLLNARLAVMCRTRAELAERLATASRELAAGHTGRLAAGLYASVTPLAPEQRSLAFLYPGQGSLRPGVLRDLVARFPALAEHVRPLADRVDERTGAPVTDLLCDTPGPGDEEKVSATRICQPGLGVAGIGMTQLLADLGVTPQVTLGHSVGELAAAVAAGALTPDDGIEFLIERGAAVTSGKEPAAGTMAAVRIDAAGFEQLRAGIEGVWAGCYNHPTQIVASGHEAAVGKLVERCRDRDVPVVPLRVSHAFHSPLMAEVDTRVATQVDRLPVRKPIRTFVSSVDPAAAADPETLRALWSRQGSAPVLFRDAVDAAVAAGAKILVQVSAGDALLGMAAQTPSARGMDSIALMPAEPDEGYALLEGLGRLAVAGAPVDLTPLFEGLGVPLVTLPPSPLATQHYSIRRTAPGAAPARFVRTSETRHVPPPVTPEREALPAAVTRNGEQIPVNDVISLMREQLAVLRGIGAEPGALPDAPVSPAAPALPAVVATPPAPAKPEIAAPPATRVSVPAQKPAAAPVAAPARAADHQLYAEVVAEVAAMVGKISAYPADMVRPEQTFATDLGFDSIMTAELIAASKRRWPDLDLAPEQVFGIATVRELTTLLAQALGGTAPAPLAAPAPAAEVEQSLVPRTDSRRPEVADVTKLPELVQFESRGNILERVGVANPYYIVHDSVINARTSVHGRQLISFSSYNYLGLSGHPMVNYAVKEAVERYGSSVSAARILSGNRALHDELDRSLAALVGAEDAISLLGGHSTNVGIIGHMVGPEDLIVHDALAHDSILQGCRLSGANRQPFPHQDLASLDALLTRIRDRYRRVLVIVEGVYSMDGDICDLPALIALKKKHGALLMVDEAHSIGVLGARGGGVGEHFGVDRGDVDIWMGTLSKSLASCGGYIAGKHELIEYLRYTLPGFIFSAGMSPMNAAAALAAVHILREEPQRLKVLHDRAATFLRLAKQAGLDTGPSSGTPVIPCITGDSVKALKLADMLLKNGVSANPIMYPAVKEKLARLRFFITAEHSNEDIETTVDLCARFLDPARVPQPA; encoded by the coding sequence TTGGACATTGCCATCGTCGGCCTATCCTGCCGTTTTCCGGGGGCGCGCGACGTGGTCGAGTTCTGGGCGAACTCGCTGGCCGCCGCTCATCAATTCCGGCCCGTACCGTCGGGGCGCTGGAATCATGAGACGTTCTATTCCACGAACTTCCGTGACACCCATGCGACGTACACCGACCGGGTGGCCTTTCTTGACGAGGTCGAGAAGTTCGCCGCCCTGCACCACCGCATCCCACCGCGGCGTGCCAAAGCCATGGATCCGCAGCACCGCCTGCTCGTCGACCTGGCCCGCGAGGCCGTTCAGGACGCGGGCTGGGAGCGGCGTCCGTTCGACCGGTCGACCACCGGTGTCTTCGTCGGCCTGAGCACGGCCGACTACAAGGACATGGTCGGGGCCCGGCTCACCGCCAGCATGCTGGCGGACGGGTCGCTGTCCCCCAATGCCAATGATCCCGAGCTGCTCGCGGCGATCGCCGAGGCGGCGAAGGCGGCGATCGACCCGCCGCAGTCGTTCTCGATGGCCGGCTCCCTGCTCAACATGGCGCCGGCCACCGTCAGCGAGCTGCTCGACCTGGGCGGCCCGTCGTTCGCGGTGGACGCCGCCTGCTCGTCCGCGCTGGTGGCCATGCACGAGGCGGTCAACCACCTGCGCACCGGCTCGTGCAGCGCGGCCCTGGTCGGCGGGGTGTTCGTCAACCTCACCCCGAACGCGCTGGTCGGCTTCTCCCGGGTGGGCGCGCTGTCGCCGGCCGGGCTGTGCCGGCCGTTCGACAACCGGGCCGACGGCTTCGTGCTCGGCGAGGGCGGATCCCTCGCGGTGCTCCGGCCGCTGGACGACGCGCTGGAGGCGGGCGACCGCATCTACGCGGTGCTCAACGGCATCGGCACGGCCAACGACGGCAAGGGCGCCGGGCCGATGACCCCGAAGGCGGAGGGCCAGGAGCAGGCCATGCGGGCCGCCTACCGGGACGCGCGCGTCGAGCCGGGCGCGATCGACTTCCTGGAGGCGCACGGCACCGGCACCACGGTCGGCGACAAGGTGGAGATCGAGGCGATCCGCCGGCTGCGGGCCAAGTCCGCGGACCGGCCCTGCTACCTGTCGTCCGGCAAGGCCACCATCGGGCACACGCTGCCCGCGGCCGGCGCGGCCGGGGTGCTGCGGACCGCGCTCGCCCTGCACCACCGCACGGTCCCGCCGCAGCCGGCGACCATGGACCCGCACGCCGAACTGCCGCTGGTGGAGTCCGGTCTGTCGATCGCGACCGAGCCGACGCCGTGGGCGCAGCCGGCCGACGACCGGCGCCGGGCCGGCGTCAGCTCGTTCGGGTTCGGCGGTACGAACGTGCACGCCGTGCTCAGCGAGGCGCCCGAACCGGAGGACGACGGCGACGACGCGGACCGCCCCTGGGTGGTGCTGATCTCCGCGGACAACGGGGAGCTGCTGACGTCGTACGCGGAAAGGTTGTCGGGTTTGATCGCCGCGGACGCGGCCTTGACCCCGGCCGCCGTGGCCCGCACGACCGCCAGCCGCACCCTGCTCAACGCCCGGCTCGCGGTGATGTGCCGGACCCGGGCCGAGCTGGCCGAGCGACTCGCGACGGCGTCCCGGGAGCTGGCCGCCGGGCACACCGGACGGCTGGCCGCCGGCCTGTACGCGAGCGTCACCCCGCTCGCCCCGGAACAGCGCTCGCTGGCCTTCCTCTACCCGGGCCAGGGCTCGCTGCGCCCCGGCGTGCTGCGGGACCTGGTCGCCCGCTTCCCGGCGCTGGCCGAGCACGTCCGGCCGCTCGCCGACCGGGTCGACGAGCGCACCGGCGCACCGGTCACCGACCTGCTCTGCGACACGCCCGGACCGGGCGACGAGGAGAAGGTCAGCGCCACCCGGATCTGCCAGCCGGGTCTCGGCGTCGCCGGGATCGGGATGACCCAGCTGCTCGCCGACCTCGGGGTGACCCCGCAGGTGACCCTCGGGCACAGCGTCGGCGAGCTGGCGGCGGCGGTCGCGGCCGGGGCGCTGACCCCGGACGACGGCATCGAGTTCCTGATCGAGCGGGGCGCCGCGGTCACCTCGGGCAAGGAGCCGGCTGCCGGAACGATGGCGGCGGTCCGGATCGACGCGGCCGGGTTCGAGCAGCTGCGGGCCGGTATCGAGGGGGTCTGGGCGGGCTGTTACAACCACCCCACCCAGATCGTCGCGAGCGGGCACGAGGCCGCGGTCGGCAAGCTGGTGGAGCGGTGCCGGGACCGGGACGTGCCGGTGGTGCCGCTGCGCGTGTCGCACGCGTTCCACTCGCCGCTGATGGCCGAGGTCGACACCCGGGTCGCCACCCAGGTGGACCGGCTGCCGGTCCGCAAGCCGATCCGCACGTTCGTGTCCAGCGTGGACCCGGCGGCCGCGGCCGACCCGGAGACGCTGCGCGCGCTGTGGAGCCGGCAGGGCTCGGCGCCGGTGCTGTTCCGGGACGCGGTGGACGCGGCGGTCGCGGCCGGCGCGAAGATCCTGGTCCAGGTCTCGGCCGGGGACGCGCTGCTCGGGATGGCCGCGCAGACGCCGTCGGCGCGCGGGATGGACTCGATCGCCCTGATGCCGGCCGAGCCGGACGAGGGCTACGCACTGCTCGAAGGGCTGGGCCGGCTGGCCGTGGCGGGGGCTCCGGTGGATCTCACGCCACTCTTCGAGGGGCTGGGCGTTCCGCTGGTCACGCTGCCGCCGTCACCGCTGGCCACCCAGCACTACTCGATCCGCCGGACCGCTCCGGGCGCAGCACCGGCCCGTTTTGTCCGCACAAGTGAAACTCGTCACGTACCTCCCCCCGTAACTCCGGAGCGCGAAGCGCTGCCGGCCGCCGTAACCAGGAACGGAGAGCAGATCCCGGTGAACGACGTCATCTCCCTGATGCGCGAGCAGCTTGCGGTCCTTCGGGGCATCGGCGCCGAGCCGGGCGCCCTGCCGGACGCCCCGGTGAGCCCCGCCGCGCCGGCGCTTCCGGCCGTCGTGGCGACCCCGCCCGCGCCGGCCAAGCCGGAGATCGCGGCGCCGCCCGCGACCCGGGTCTCGGTCCCGGCGCAGAAGCCGGCCGCCGCACCCGTCGCCGCCCCGGCCCGGGCCGCGGACCACCAGCTGTACGCCGAGGTGGTGGCCGAGGTCGCCGCGATGGTCGGCAAGATCAGCGCCTACCCGGCCGACATGGTCCGCCCGGAGCAGACGTTCGCGACCGACCTCGGCTTCGACTCGATCATGACGGCCGAGTTGATCGCCGCGTCCAAGCGCCGCTGGCCGGACCTGGACCTGGCGCCCGAGCAGGTGTTCGGCATCGCCACCGTGCGGGAGCTGACCACGCTGCTGGCGCAGGCCCTGGGCGGCACCGCGCCGGCCCCGCTCGCCGCGCCGGCCCCGGCCGCCGAGGTGGAGCAGTCGCTGGTCCCGCGGACCGACAGCCGCCGGCCCGAGGTCGCGGACGTGACCAAGCTGCCCGAGCTGGTCCAGTTCGAGTCGCGCGGCAACATCCTGGAGCGGGTCGGGGTGGCCAACCCGTACTACATCGTGCACGACAGCGTGATCAACGCCCGGACCTCGGTGCACGGCCGGCAGCTGATCTCCTTCTCCAGCTACAACTACCTGGGCCTGTCCGGGCACCCGATGGTCAACTACGCGGTGAAGGAGGCGGTCGAGCGCTACGGCTCCTCGGTCTCGGCCGCCCGGATCCTCTCCGGCAACCGGGCCCTGCACGACGAGCTGGACCGCAGCCTGGCCGCCCTGGTCGGCGCCGAGGACGCGATCTCGCTGCTCGGCGGGCACTCGACGAACGTCGGGATCATCGGGCACATGGTCGGCCCGGAGGACCTGATCGTGCACGACGCGCTCGCGCACGACAGCATCCTGCAGGGCTGCCGGCTCTCCGGGGCGAACCGCCAGCCGTTCCCGCACCAGGACCTGGCCTCGCTGGACGCGCTGCTGACCCGGATCCGGGACCGCTACCGCCGGGTGCTGGTCATCGTCGAGGGCGTCTACAGCATGGACGGCGACATCTGTGACCTGCCGGCCCTGATCGCGCTGAAGAAGAAGCACGGCGCGCTGCTGATGGTCGACGAGGCGCACAGCATCGGCGTGCTCGGCGCCCGCGGTGGCGGCGTCGGCGAGCACTTCGGGGTGGACCGCGGCGACGTGGACATCTGGATGGGCACCCTGTCCAAGTCGCTGGCCAGCTGCGGTGGCTACATCGCCGGGAAGCACGAGCTGATCGAGTACCTGCGGTACACGCTGCCCGGCTTCATCTTCAGCGCCGGGATGAGCCCGATGAACGCGGCCGCCGCGCTGGCCGCCGTGCACATCCTCCGCGAGGAGCCGCAGCGGCTGAAGGTGCTGCACGACCGGGCCGCGACGTTCCTGCGGCTGGCCAAGCAGGCCGGGCTGGACACCGGGCCGAGCTCCGGAACTCCGGTCATCCCGTGCATCACCGGTGACTCGGTGAAGGCGTTGAAGCTGGCGGACATGTTGCTCAAGAACGGGGTCAGCGCGAACCCGATCATGTACCCGGCGGTCAAGGAGAAGCTG